TTAGTTATACTAAGAGAAGACTAAACTTGACTAGGCCTTACTAAGCCTTAGTTCTACTTGAGGATCATTGGTTTGCTAGGACTGCTGTTGGCGGTGCCTCGCTGCACCTGTCCTCCACAtttcacacacctccacccaaagCTCAACTCCACCTTAATGCTGTTGAAATGCAAGACGCAGTGTGTTGACAACAAGTGTGTGAACACGGTTTTGAAGGAACCACCTTGAAGGAACCTTTCATTATGTCTTGTGTTCATTTAGTGGGGTTGGGTTCGTGTTGGGTCTTTATCTCCTTCTCGctcgcgcgcgtgcgtgtgtgtgtgtggcaacaaaggctcttcaaccatataaaacacacacacacacacacacacacacacacacacacacacacacacacacacacacacacacacacacacacacacacacacacacacacacacacacgcacaaacacatttatttttttcacttgTAACAGTATGTATACTGAATACTATTgactggaatgtatctattccaCTTAAATGATCTATTACAatgataatgtaggcctacattcatTTTGTACCTTTCCCTTTTATTAAAATCAAATTGTAAAGaacattgtattgttttttcatTCACTATTCAGAGTTTAAAACCAATAGAAAAGCTAATAAAcgacaattattatttatacaaaTGAATCCTTTAAAGATGTTCTACATAAGAGCAGCTGTTAACTATTTTATAGCAttcaatttataaaaaaatcagGAGACAACAGACAAACAATAGAGTGTAATCTAACCATTTATAATGAGTTGTATTCAACAACGGGGGTTATATTCTTAAAGAACTTCTCGTTAAAAGACGGCAGGAGACACTAATGCAGATCTCTCAGATCTCACATAGTAGAGATTATCCTTCATGGAACAACATTAGTTGTTTAGGTTGTttgattatattattatcaaactaaggtcctagtctgtttgattgacaggtgagaggTTCAGGGGGGCCGAGTTGTTACCTTCATAATCATGGCGGCCTGGGcagaggaatggatagagaggctcactgaaggtgcagccagtagcagagtagatatgaaccctggcctccacatcatagaaggagagcagaccctcatcataatcaacaaacacccccaccttctggagctcagctctcagagggagactgACATAAGGGTTATTTCTAAAAGACAACCCATCCTTGTCAAAGAGAAGCCTCCAGTAACCCGTCTCAGGGGGCCCTTTGGTCTCGCTGattctgtcgatggactctctgaCCACTCCTAAATACCACtcagtcttgtctttaacctggacctcaaagtaaaatctccctgatgAGAAGCTCTGCCTTGCGAGAACATGTAAATACTTTGTAAATCTTTTAGGGTTGTGTGGCAGTATCTTCACTACACCTCCATGATGTACTTGTTTCCcttcctcagacaggatgagcttgggatgagctgtatcaggatccagagtcacatctacttcatactgctggaccctcttcagttcggCAGCTtcacgcagcttcttcatctccatgttcagtgtctcctccagctgatccagggatctcctcaaggtccctacgtatgacggtggtcggacctccaccgtcgtccagtccctggtgggtggaggatccttcagggatctgaaggcctggaggaagtggaggtggtcttcagtgtgtgagagccgcttcacctctgagcttctattggtcagatcttctatttcctgctccagctctttgatgaggtcatcagcttgtttctctgtggatttcagtttctcttgaaCAGTTTGGTTGAAGTCATCCCGGCACTTTTCAACACAGCCTATCAGAGCAGTGAAGACCTGGCCACCAatggctatctctctgtctgcatcttTGTTGCTCAGTTCCACTGTGTCTGTGATCTCCTTCATCTTTTGTTTTCTCAACTGGATCATCTGcggaacttcagcctctatcttccccagctgggccgtcttcacttcatattcctcctttagaggtacaacagtATGGGACCTGTGGTCAccctctgtgcagaactgacacacacataccagttcagtctggcagaagagctccagaagtctgtcgtgtttcttacacatcctgtcttccagacggtccataggctcgatcAGCCGATGTTTCTGCAGGCgagcgactctctgatgtggctccagatgggtttggcagtaagaggtaaaacacactaggcaggacttcacggccttcagctgggtcccagtacagacgtcacagggaacttctgcttGTTCAACAAAAAgctgctcttttactcgtaCGGTTGTTCTAAACTGAGCAGCCAGCTCTGATAAGAAGGTATTGACCTGTAGATCAGGTCTTGTGTTGAAGTGCttgttgcaaacaggacatttgtactggacttgttcatcccagaactttgtaatacaggttctgcagaagttgtgtccacatgtggTGGTAACTGGATTGTTGAaaacatccagacagatggggcatgaaaagttctcttcagaccagcaagtgttagcagaggccattcctagacacagacgacgAGGTTTATGTATTGAACAATTATATATTTCTAATTCCATAATGGGAAGAGAAGTTTTAACTTTCTCAAAGTTGTGCTGTTTTACTTACCTTGTTGTTACTGTCAGTCAGACTATTTATtccaaaatgtgttttatttttctcctgaTCGAGAGACCTGCTTCCACGTCGGATGGCTTTGGTTTCTATTTTAGGCTTCGCTTCCATGACCACATTTCCTCTGCTAtcctcccctaacccctggctcctcccataacccctggcccctcccctaacccctggctccgcccccacggaCACAGTTCACTGACGTTCCAACCTCCAGACTCTTTGGACGCATTCATAAACCGTGTAGGCTACTTCAATGCATTGATGTGTTCTCTTGTTTTTGCCGTTCAAATATGTTCAACTATTAAAAGACTGGACACAGAGAGCCCGGGAAAACAAGAAAAGTTTGTGATATGTGACCAACTGATTTAGAGCTgtacaaatacatttgacttgATTTTGACTTTGGCTGGTATTTTCTCCACAGTCTTTATAAAAACAACCCTCCCCTGTGTGCTCGGGTTTTATGTGCTATTATGGTTGGTATTCATTATTGTTTGTGTATCACTCATCTCTGAGAGGTACACAACCTCGTCTCTGAGGTACAACCTCGTCTTTGAGATACACAACCTTGTCTCGGATCTACACAAACTGATCTGAGAGGAATACAATCTCATCTCTGAGAGGTACACAACCTCGTCTCGGAGGTACACAACCTCGTCTTGGAGGTACACAACCTCGTCCCTGAGGTACACAATCTCATCTCTGAGAGGTACACAACCTCGTCTCGGAGGTACACAACCTCGTCTTGGAGGTACACAACCTCGTCCCTGAGGTACACAATCTCATCTCTGAGAGGTACACAACCTCGTCTCGGAGGTACACAACCTCGTCTCTGAGGTACACAACCTCGTCTCAGAGGTACACAACCTCGTCTCCGAGGTACACAACCTCGTCTCGGAGGTACACACTACTAGGTGCTGAGGCCGTCAGAGCGCCCGGAGCACGACTCGGCCCAAAGGTCCTCGTTAAcggggttcatgtgttcatgcgtTGTGGCCTGGCAGCGGTTGTGGCTGGATGGATGAGGTACATGCGGGGCCTCTGCATGAGGCCTGCTGCAGGGTTCCCTTCTTCTATATCCAGGTTCACCTTGGGATTTGATTGGGACTTTTCAATGTTTGATTTTAGATTTTCAGCTTTCCCGTGCGTCACCAGTAGATGGCGGTGTTGCATTTCCCTAAACGTACAGCAATCTATTATTATAACAGCTTGgttacacaacaacaacagactaTAAGAATATGACTTACTTACCCTTTGGTATACTTAGAGAAGACTAAACTAGACTATGACTTACTAACCCTAAGTCATACTTGGAGAAGACTAAACTAGACAATGACTTACTAACCTTTCGCAATACTTAAGAGAAGACTAAACTAGACTATGACCTACTAACCCTTAGTTATACTTAGAGAAGACTAAACTAGGCTATGACCTACTAACCCTTAGTTATACTAAGAGAAGACTAAACTAGACTATGACCTACTAACCCTTAGTTATACTAAGAGAAGACTAAACTAGACTATGACCTACTAACCCTTAGTTATACTAAGAGAAGACTAAACTAGACTATGACCTGCTAACCCTTAGTTATACTTAGAGAAGACTAAACTAGACTATGACCTACTAACCCTTAGTTATACTTAGAGAAGACTAAACTAGACTATGACCTACTAACCCTTAGTTATACTAAGAGAAGACTAAACTAGACTATGACCTACTAACCCTTAGTTATACTAAGAGAAGACTAAACTAGACTATGACCTACTAACCCTTAGTTATACTTAGAGAAGACTAAACTAGACTCTGACTGTCTAACCTTGCGTTATACTAAGAGAGACTAAACTAGACCATGCCTTACTAAGCCTTAGTTATACTTAGAGAAGACTAAACTAGACTATGACCTACTAACCCTTAGTTATACTAAGAGAAGACTAAACTAGACTATGACCTACTAACCCTTAGTTATACTTAGAGAAGACTAAACTAGACTATGACTGTCTAACCTTGCGTTATACTAAGAGAGACTAAACTAGACCATGCCTTACTAAGCCTTAGTTATACTTGAGGATCATTGGTTTGCTAGGACTGCTGTTGGCCGTGCCTCGCTGCACCTGTACTCCACAtttcacacacctccacccaaagCTCAACTCCACCTTAATGCTGTTGAAATGCAAGACGCAGTGTGGTGA
The nucleotide sequence above comes from Gadus chalcogrammus isolate NIFS_2021 chromosome 4, NIFS_Gcha_1.0, whole genome shotgun sequence. Encoded proteins:
- the LOC130380749 gene encoding E3 ubiquitin-protein ligase TRIM39-like; translation: MASANTCWSEENFSCPICLDVFNNPVTTTCGHNFCRTCITKFWDEQVQYKCPVCNKHFNTRPDLQVNTFLSELAAQFRTTVRVKEQLFVEQAEVPCDVCTGTQLKAVKSCLVCFTSYCQTHLEPHQRVARLQKHRLIEPMDRLEDRMCKKHDRLLELFCQTELVCVCQFCTEGDHRSHTVVPLKEEYEVKTAQLGKIEAEVPQMIQLRKQKMKEITDTVELSNKDADREIAIGGQVFTALIGCVEKCRDDFNQTVQEKLKSTEKQADDLIKELEQEIEDLTNRSSEVKRLSHTEDHLHFLQAFRSLKDPPPTRDWTTVEVRPPSYVGTLRRSLDQLEETLNMEMKKLREAAELKRVQQYEVDVTLDPDTAHPKLILSEEGKQVHHGGVVKILPHNPKRFTKYLHVLARQSFSSGRFYFEVQVKDKTEWYLGVVRESIDRISETKGPPETGYWRLLFDKDGLSFRNNPYVSLPLRAELQKVGVFVDYDEGLLSFYDVEARVHIYSATGCTFSEPLYPFLCPGRHDYEGNNSAPLNLSPVNQTD